Proteins encoded in a region of the Roseateles sp. SL47 genome:
- a CDS encoding dicarboxylate/amino acid:cation symporter — protein sequence MQPIPASSASTGAPTAPVPFYKQLYVQVLAAIAIGVLLGHFEPQYAVTLKPLGDAFIKLVKMIIAPVIFLTIVTGIASMTHLKAVGRVFGKAMVYFIFFSTLALVVGMLVAHFVQPGAGMNVNVADLDQKEVRGYVDKTHELTITGFLMDIIPKSLLGSLSDGNILQTLFVAVLFGVSLSLSGERGRPVLNFMESLTVPIFRLVHILMRAAPIGALGAMAFTIGKYGLAVLVNLAWLVGSFYITALLFVLVILGLVARLCGFSVIKLIRYLKAELLLVLGTSSSESALPSLMEKMEKAGCEKTVVGLVVPTGYSFNLDGTNIYMTLAALFIAQATNTELTLGHQISLLLVAMLSSKGAAGVTGAGFITLAATLSVVPEVPVAGMALILGVDRFMSECRSLTNFIGNAVATIVVSKWEGALDHDKLDRALNAKVDPDDLPIASS from the coding sequence ATGCAGCCTATCCCCGCATCATCCGCTTCCACCGGTGCGCCGACCGCGCCGGTGCCGTTCTACAAACAGCTGTACGTCCAGGTGCTGGCAGCCATCGCCATTGGTGTGCTGCTCGGCCACTTTGAACCGCAGTACGCCGTCACGCTGAAACCGCTGGGGGATGCCTTCATCAAGCTGGTGAAGATGATCATCGCGCCGGTGATCTTCCTCACCATCGTCACCGGCATTGCCAGCATGACCCACCTCAAGGCGGTGGGCCGGGTGTTCGGCAAGGCCATGGTGTACTTCATCTTCTTCTCCACGCTGGCGCTGGTCGTCGGCATGTTGGTCGCCCACTTCGTGCAGCCGGGTGCCGGCATGAATGTGAATGTGGCGGACCTGGATCAGAAGGAAGTGCGGGGCTACGTGGACAAGACCCACGAGCTGACCATCACCGGCTTCCTGATGGACATCATTCCGAAGTCGCTGCTGGGGTCGCTCTCGGACGGCAACATCCTGCAGACGCTGTTTGTGGCGGTGCTGTTCGGTGTGTCCCTGTCGCTCTCGGGTGAGCGCGGCAGGCCCGTGCTGAACTTCATGGAGTCACTGACCGTGCCCATCTTCCGCCTGGTGCACATCCTCATGCGCGCGGCTCCCATCGGTGCGCTGGGTGCCATGGCGTTCACCATCGGCAAGTACGGCTTGGCGGTGCTGGTCAACCTGGCCTGGCTGGTGGGCAGTTTCTACATCACCGCCCTGCTCTTCGTGCTGGTCATCCTGGGCCTGGTGGCGCGGCTGTGCGGTTTCTCGGTCATCAAGCTGATCCGCTACCTCAAGGCTGAGCTGCTGCTGGTGCTGGGCACGTCCTCGTCGGAGTCGGCGCTGCCGTCGCTGATGGAGAAGATGGAAAAGGCCGGTTGCGAAAAGACGGTGGTGGGCCTGGTGGTTCCGACCGGCTACTCGTTCAACCTCGACGGCACCAACATCTACATGACGCTGGCTGCGCTGTTCATTGCCCAGGCCACCAACACGGAGCTGACGCTGGGCCACCAGATCTCGCTGCTGCTGGTGGCGATGCTGAGCTCCAAGGGCGCAGCGGGTGTGACGGGTGCGGGCTTCATCACCCTGGCGGCGACGCTGTCGGTGGTGCCGGAAGTGCCGGTGGCGGGCATGGCGCTGATTCTGGGCGTGGACCGTTTCATGTCCGAATGCCGTTCGCTGACCAACTTCATCGGCAATGCCGTGGCCACCATCGTGGTGTCGAAGTGGGAAGGTGCGCTGGACCACGACAAGCTGGACCGTGCGCTGAATGCCAAGGTGGACCCGGACGACCTGCCGATCGCGTCGTCCTGA
- a CDS encoding enoyl-CoA hydratase translates to MSIKTAIVNGVLTIEIARPEKKNALTRAMYQEMADALKAANEDNTVRAVMIQGQPSIFTSGNDIEDFMSSPPRDEEAPVFQFMHALIGCNKPVVAAVNGAAIGIGTTLLLHCDFVYVADDARLAMPFVSLGLVPEFGSSLLVPRLMGQRRAAEKLLLGDPFTGEQAVEYGIANAVLPAGEVVNYARRVAERFNNLPPTAVRESKKLMRRGTEEELLEAIQVEAEIFGARLRSPEAIEAFQAFFQKRQPDFSKF, encoded by the coding sequence ATGAGCATCAAGACCGCCATCGTCAACGGTGTGTTGACCATCGAGATCGCACGTCCGGAAAAGAAGAATGCGCTGACGCGCGCGATGTACCAGGAGATGGCCGACGCGCTGAAGGCCGCCAACGAGGACAACACGGTGCGTGCCGTGATGATCCAGGGCCAGCCGTCCATCTTCACCTCGGGCAATGACATCGAGGACTTCATGAGCAGCCCGCCCCGGGACGAAGAAGCCCCGGTGTTCCAGTTCATGCACGCCCTGATCGGCTGCAACAAACCGGTGGTGGCCGCCGTGAACGGCGCCGCCATCGGCATCGGCACCACGTTGCTGCTGCACTGCGATTTTGTGTACGTGGCCGACGACGCACGCCTGGCCATGCCGTTCGTGAGCCTGGGTCTGGTGCCGGAGTTCGGCTCCAGCCTGCTGGTGCCCCGTCTGATGGGCCAGCGCCGTGCCGCAGAGAAGCTGCTGCTGGGCGACCCGTTCACCGGCGAGCAAGCCGTGGAGTATGGAATCGCCAATGCGGTGCTGCCGGCCGGTGAAGTGGTGAACTACGCACGCCGCGTGGCCGAACGCTTCAACAACCTGCCTCCCACCGCCGTGCGCGAGAGCAAGAAGTTGATGCGTCGCGGCACCGAAGAAGAACTGCTCGAAGCGATCCAGGTGGAGGCCGAGATCTTCGGCGCCCGCCTGCGCAGCCCCGAAGCGATCGAGGCCTTCCAGGCCTTCTTCCAGAAGCGCCAGCCAGACTTCTCGAAGTTCTGA
- a CDS encoding acetyl-CoA C-acyltransferase, protein MSKQVQDAYICAATRLPIGKSGRGYFKNTRPDEMLSRVIQAALAQAPGLDPSVIEDAIIGCSFPEGEQGMNIARVAAVLSGLPNTVGGVTVNRYCASGITALAMAADRIRVGESEVMIAGGVESMSMVPMGGNKPSFPPAIFERDENIGLAYGMGLTAEKVAEKWKVSREAQDEFALESHRRALAAIEGGFFKDEITPFEVKDRQPDLNGDGVVVKSRTVEIDEGPRKDTSMEGLAKLKPVFAAKGSVTAGNSSQTSDGAGALIVASEAAVKRFGLTPLARFVSFAVRGVPPEIMGIGPIEAIPAALKLAGIKAEDLGWVELNEAFAAQSLAVLNDLDSKGIVLDRSKVNPNGGAIALGHPLGATGAIRAASVIHGLRRTGAKYGMVTMCVGAGQGAAGIIERL, encoded by the coding sequence ATGAGCAAACAAGTTCAAGACGCCTACATCTGCGCCGCTACCCGTCTGCCCATCGGCAAGTCGGGCCGGGGCTATTTCAAGAACACCCGCCCGGACGAGATGCTGTCCCGCGTGATCCAGGCCGCGCTGGCCCAGGCCCCGGGCCTGGACCCGTCGGTGATCGAGGACGCGATCATCGGCTGCTCGTTCCCGGAAGGCGAGCAGGGCATGAACATCGCCCGCGTTGCGGCGGTGCTGTCGGGCTTGCCCAATACGGTGGGGGGCGTGACGGTCAACCGGTATTGCGCATCGGGCATCACGGCGCTGGCGATGGCGGCGGACCGGATCCGCGTGGGTGAGTCGGAGGTGATGATTGCCGGTGGCGTGGAGTCGATGTCGATGGTGCCGATGGGCGGCAACAAGCCGTCGTTCCCGCCGGCGATTTTCGAGCGCGACGAGAACATCGGTCTGGCCTACGGGATGGGGCTGACGGCGGAGAAGGTGGCCGAGAAGTGGAAGGTCAGCCGCGAAGCGCAGGATGAGTTCGCGCTGGAGTCGCATCGTCGGGCGCTGGCCGCCATCGAAGGTGGGTTCTTCAAGGACGAGATCACGCCGTTCGAGGTGAAGGACCGTCAGCCGGATCTGAACGGTGATGGCGTGGTGGTGAAGTCGCGCACGGTGGAGATCGACGAAGGTCCGCGCAAGGACACGTCGATGGAGGGCCTGGCCAAGCTGAAGCCGGTGTTTGCCGCCAAGGGCAGCGTCACGGCGGGCAATAGCTCGCAGACGTCGGACGGTGCGGGGGCGCTGATTGTGGCGTCGGAAGCGGCTGTGAAGCGCTTCGGTCTGACGCCGCTGGCGCGCTTTGTGTCGTTCGCCGTGCGCGGTGTGCCGCCGGAAATCATGGGGATCGGGCCGATCGAAGCCATTCCGGCTGCGTTGAAGCTGGCCGGCATCAAGGCTGAAGATCTGGGCTGGGTGGAGCTGAACGAAGCGTTCGCCGCCCAATCGCTGGCCGTGCTGAACGATCTGGACAGCAAGGGCATCGTGCTGGACCGCAGCAAGGTGAATCCGAACGGCGGCGCGATTGCGCTGGGCCACCCGCTGGGCGCCACGGGCGCCATCCGTGCGGCGTCGGTGATCCACGGTCTGCGTCGCACCGGTGCGAAGTACGGGATGGTGACGATGTGCGTGGGCGCGGGGCAGGGCGCGGCAGGCATCATCGAGCGGCTGTAG
- a CDS encoding 3-hydroxyacyl-CoA dehydrogenase/enoyl-CoA hydratase family protein has product MSRFQVRKVAVLGAGVMGAQIAAHLVNVKVPVVLFDLPAKEGPKNGIVTKAVEGLKKLKPAPLGVPDNAALIQQANYEEHLALLKDCDLIIEAIAERMDWKLDLYTKIAPFVAPHAIVASNTSGLSITKLSEVLPEEIKPRFCGIHFFNPPRYMYLVELINTPTTRPEVIDQLESFVTTAVGKGVVRANDTPNFVANRVGIAGMMATMIEAEKFGLSVDVVDDLTGKKLGRASSGTFRTADVVGLDTMAHVVKTMQDNLKDDPFYSTYATPKVLAGLIEKGALGQKAGAGFYKKVGKDIQRLDFATGDYVAGGKKADEIVARMLKKPAPDRIKLLRESTNPQAQFLWSILRDSFQYVAVHLDTVADTAREIDFAMRWGFGSQQGPFELWQAAGWKQVAEWVKADIDAGKTLSSAPLPAWVFEGPVADNGGVHSKDGSWSAAEGRFKPRAKLPVYERQAFPESLVGEGAVEPLKAGTEEFKNDEVRVWSLDGEVLIASIHCKLHLISPTVTEGLLKAVEIAEAKYKGLVIWSPDDVFSAGANLEALMPVFMTKGAKGIAPEEKKLQDMMLRIRYANVPVVAAMRGLALGGGCELAVHCARRVAHMESYVGLVEVGVGLIPGGGGLTYIARRAADMAAAGNANADIFAFLKDGFTNAATAKVATSALEARKLGYLLDSDVIVPNKDELLFVASAQAKAMADSGYRPPLKATFPVAGRSGIATVKAQLANMRDGGFISQHDFHLASLIADVVCGGEVEAGAQVTEEYLMALERKHFCSLLEHPKTQERIMGMLQTGKPVRN; this is encoded by the coding sequence ATGAGTCGATTCCAAGTTCGCAAGGTGGCCGTGCTCGGCGCCGGCGTGATGGGCGCGCAGATCGCCGCCCATCTGGTCAATGTGAAAGTGCCGGTCGTGCTGTTCGACCTGCCGGCCAAGGAAGGCCCCAAGAACGGGATCGTGACCAAGGCGGTGGAAGGGCTGAAGAAGCTCAAGCCGGCGCCGCTGGGTGTGCCCGACAACGCGGCGTTGATCCAGCAGGCCAACTATGAAGAGCACCTGGCGCTGCTCAAGGACTGCGACCTGATCATCGAGGCGATTGCCGAGCGCATGGACTGGAAGCTGGATCTCTACACGAAGATCGCTCCATTCGTGGCCCCGCATGCCATCGTGGCATCCAACACCTCGGGCCTGTCGATCACCAAGCTGAGCGAAGTGCTGCCGGAAGAGATCAAGCCGCGTTTCTGCGGCATCCACTTCTTCAACCCGCCGCGCTACATGTATCTGGTGGAGCTGATCAACACGCCGACGACCCGTCCGGAAGTGATCGACCAGCTGGAGAGCTTTGTCACCACCGCCGTGGGCAAGGGCGTGGTGCGCGCCAATGACACGCCGAACTTCGTCGCCAACCGTGTGGGCATCGCCGGCATGATGGCCACCATGATCGAGGCCGAGAAGTTCGGCCTGAGCGTGGATGTGGTGGATGACCTGACCGGCAAGAAGCTGGGCCGGGCGTCGTCGGGTACGTTCCGCACTGCCGATGTGGTGGGCCTGGACACGATGGCGCACGTCGTCAAGACGATGCAGGACAACCTGAAGGACGACCCCTTCTATTCCACCTACGCCACACCGAAGGTGCTGGCCGGCCTGATCGAGAAGGGCGCGCTGGGCCAGAAGGCCGGTGCGGGCTTCTACAAGAAGGTGGGCAAGGACATCCAGCGGCTGGACTTCGCCACCGGCGACTATGTGGCCGGCGGCAAGAAGGCCGATGAGATCGTGGCGCGCATGCTGAAGAAGCCGGCGCCCGATCGCATCAAGCTGCTGCGTGAATCGACCAATCCGCAGGCGCAGTTCCTGTGGTCCATCCTGCGTGATAGCTTCCAGTACGTGGCTGTGCACCTGGACACCGTGGCTGACACCGCCCGTGAAATCGACTTCGCCATGCGCTGGGGCTTTGGCTCGCAGCAGGGCCCGTTCGAGCTGTGGCAAGCCGCTGGCTGGAAGCAGGTGGCCGAGTGGGTGAAGGCCGATATCGACGCTGGCAAGACGCTGTCGTCCGCGCCGCTGCCTGCCTGGGTGTTTGAAGGCCCGGTGGCCGACAACGGCGGCGTGCACAGCAAGGACGGCTCCTGGAGCGCTGCCGAAGGCAGGTTCAAGCCGCGCGCCAAGCTGCCGGTGTATGAGCGCCAGGCCTTCCCCGAGTCCCTGGTGGGCGAGGGCGCGGTGGAGCCGCTGAAGGCGGGTACCGAAGAGTTCAAGAACGACGAAGTCCGCGTGTGGTCGCTGGACGGCGAAGTGCTGATCGCTTCGATCCACTGCAAGCTGCACCTGATCAGCCCGACCGTGACCGAGGGCCTGCTGAAGGCCGTCGAGATCGCCGAGGCCAAGTACAAGGGCCTGGTGATCTGGTCGCCGGATGATGTGTTCTCCGCCGGTGCGAACCTGGAAGCGCTGATGCCGGTCTTCATGACCAAGGGCGCCAAGGGCATTGCCCCGGAAGAGAAGAAGCTGCAGGACATGATGCTGCGCATCCGTTATGCCAACGTGCCGGTGGTGGCCGCGATGCGCGGTCTGGCCCTGGGCGGTGGCTGCGAGCTGGCGGTGCATTGCGCCCGTCGCGTGGCGCACATGGAGTCGTATGTCGGCCTGGTGGAAGTGGGCGTGGGCCTGATCCCCGGGGGCGGTGGCCTGACCTACATCGCACGTCGTGCCGCAGACATGGCGGCAGCCGGCAATGCCAACGCCGACATCTTTGCGTTCCTGAAGGACGGCTTCACCAATGCCGCGACCGCCAAGGTGGCCACGTCGGCGCTGGAAGCCCGCAAGCTGGGTTATCTGCTGGACAGCGATGTGATCGTGCCCAACAAGGACGAGCTGCTGTTCGTCGCCTCGGCCCAGGCCAAGGCGATGGCCGACTCCGGCTACCGTCCGCCGCTGAAGGCCACCTTCCCGGTGGCGGGCCGCTCCGGCATTGCCACGGTGAAGGCCCAACTGGCCAACATGCGTGACGGCGGCTTCATCAGCCAGCACGATTTCCATCTGGCTTCGCTGATTGCCGATGTGGTGTGCGGGGGTGAAGTGGAAGCCGGTGCGCAGGTGACCGAGGAGTACCTGATGGCGCTGGAGCGCAAGCACTTCTGCTCGCTGTTGGAGCATCCGAAGACCCAGGAGCGGATCATGGGCATGCTGCAGACCGGCAAGCCGGTGCGCAACTGA
- a CDS encoding DUF2147 domain-containing protein → MKPLIATAMALGLSMSVNVALAQTSSPVGVWKTIDDETKQERSTVRISEVGGVLVGKIEKISDPSKQAALCDECSDDRKGQPILGMTIIRNVKKNAGDVQLWDGGDILDPSNGKVYKVRLRPVEGGRKLEVRGFIGMPLLGRTQTWVRAD, encoded by the coding sequence ATGAAACCGCTGATCGCGACCGCCATGGCCCTGGGCCTGAGCATGTCCGTCAACGTGGCCCTGGCCCAGACCAGCTCGCCCGTGGGCGTCTGGAAGACGATTGACGACGAGACCAAGCAGGAACGTTCCACCGTACGCATCAGCGAGGTGGGCGGGGTGCTGGTCGGCAAGATCGAGAAGATTTCCGATCCATCCAAGCAGGCCGCGCTCTGCGACGAATGCAGCGACGACCGCAAGGGGCAGCCCATCCTGGGCATGACCATTATCCGCAACGTCAAGAAGAATGCCGGCGATGTGCAGCTGTGGGACGGGGGCGACATCCTCGATCCGTCCAACGGCAAGGTCTACAAGGTGCGTCTGCGCCCGGTGGAAGGTGGCCGCAAGCTGGAGGTGCGCGGTTTCATCGGCATGCCATTGCTGGGTCGTACACAGACCTGGGTGCGGGCTGACTGA
- a CDS encoding acyl-CoA dehydrogenase C-terminal domain-containing protein gives MPQYNPPLRDMQFVLHELLHVADELKLLPAHAEVDEDTINAVLEEGGKFAAEVIAPLNLSGDAEGCVLDKTTHEVKAPKGFKEAYAQYVEGGWPALSCDPEYGGQGLPVVINNSFYEMLNSANQAWTMYPGLSHGAYEALHAHGTPEQKKLYLPKLTSGVWTGTMCLTEPHCGTDLGLLRSKAEPQADGTYKITGQKIFISAGEHDLAENIIHLVLARLPDAPAGSKGISLFIVPKFKVNADGSIGERNAIYCGGLEHKMGIHGNATAQMVLDGAVGTLVGQPNKGLQAMFVMMNAARLGVGNQSLGLTEVAYQNAVAYAKDRIQMRALSGPKAPDKPADPIIVHPDVRKMLLTARAYAEGGRALTGYVALQLDKALSSDDADERKACEDEVALLTPIIKAFITDNGWIATSHCQQVFGGHGYIHEWGMEQFVRDARINMIYEGTNTIQALDLLGRKILANNGAVLKKFGKKIAEFVEEEGTSEAMQEFINPLADIGDKVTKLTTEIGMKAFQNPDEVGAAAVDYLRVVGHLTFAYMWARMARLALDKKDSGDPFYTAKLSTARFYFAKLLPETAGLIRSCRAGLAPLMEMDEALF, from the coding sequence ATGCCTCAGTACAACCCGCCCCTGCGCGACATGCAGTTCGTGCTGCACGAGCTGCTGCACGTCGCCGATGAGCTCAAGCTGCTGCCGGCCCATGCCGAGGTGGATGAAGACACCATCAATGCCGTGCTGGAAGAGGGCGGCAAGTTCGCGGCCGAAGTCATTGCCCCGCTGAACCTCTCCGGTGATGCCGAAGGTTGCGTGCTGGACAAGACCACCCATGAGGTGAAGGCACCCAAGGGTTTCAAGGAAGCCTATGCCCAGTATGTGGAAGGCGGCTGGCCGGCTCTGTCCTGCGACCCGGAATACGGCGGCCAGGGCCTGCCGGTGGTCATCAACAACTCGTTCTACGAGATGCTGAACTCGGCCAACCAGGCCTGGACGATGTACCCCGGCCTGAGCCATGGCGCCTATGAGGCACTGCATGCCCACGGCACGCCCGAGCAGAAGAAGCTCTACCTGCCCAAGCTCACCTCCGGTGTGTGGACCGGCACGATGTGCCTGACCGAACCGCATTGCGGCACCGACCTGGGTCTGCTGCGCTCCAAGGCCGAGCCGCAAGCCGACGGCACCTACAAGATCACCGGCCAGAAGATCTTCATCTCCGCCGGTGAGCACGACCTGGCCGAGAACATCATCCACCTGGTGCTGGCCCGTCTGCCGGACGCCCCCGCCGGCTCCAAGGGCATCTCGCTGTTCATCGTGCCCAAGTTCAAGGTGAATGCCGATGGCTCCATCGGTGAGCGCAACGCCATCTATTGCGGCGGCCTGGAGCACAAGATGGGCATCCACGGCAATGCCACCGCGCAGATGGTGCTGGACGGCGCCGTCGGTACCCTGGTGGGCCAGCCCAACAAGGGCCTGCAGGCCATGTTCGTGATGATGAATGCCGCTCGCCTGGGCGTGGGCAACCAGTCGCTGGGCCTGACCGAAGTGGCTTACCAGAACGCTGTGGCCTATGCCAAGGACCGCATCCAGATGCGAGCCCTGTCCGGCCCGAAGGCCCCGGACAAGCCTGCAGACCCCATCATCGTGCACCCCGACGTGCGCAAGATGCTGCTGACCGCCCGTGCTTACGCCGAAGGCGGCCGTGCGCTGACCGGTTACGTGGCCCTTCAACTGGACAAGGCCCTCTCCAGCGACGACGCGGACGAGCGCAAGGCCTGCGAAGACGAAGTCGCGCTGCTGACGCCCATCATCAAGGCCTTCATCACCGACAACGGCTGGATTGCCACCTCGCACTGCCAGCAGGTGTTTGGCGGCCATGGCTACATCCACGAATGGGGCATGGAGCAGTTTGTGCGGGATGCCCGCATCAACATGATCTATGAAGGCACCAACACCATCCAGGCGCTGGACCTGCTGGGCCGCAAGATCCTGGCCAACAACGGGGCTGTCCTGAAGAAGTTCGGCAAGAAGATTGCCGAGTTCGTCGAGGAAGAAGGCACCAGCGAAGCAATGCAGGAGTTCATCAACCCGCTGGCCGACATCGGCGACAAGGTCACCAAGCTGACCACCGAAATCGGCATGAAGGCCTTCCAGAATCCGGACGAAGTCGGCGCTGCGGCCGTGGACTACCTGCGGGTGGTGGGGCACCTGACCTTCGCCTACATGTGGGCCCGCATGGCGCGCCTGGCGCTGGACAAGAAGGACAGCGGCGATCCGTTCTACACCGCCAAGCTCAGCACCGCCCGCTTCTACTTCGCCAAGCTGCTGCCCGAGACGGCCGGCCTGATCCGCAGCTGCCGTGCCGGCCTGGCCCCGCTGATGGAGATGGACGAAGCGCTGTTCTGA
- a CDS encoding TetR/AcrR family transcriptional regulator produces MSSTSLTRQKPAAGSVPPRRGARSLQKGQQTRATILDAALGLASHMGLEGLSIGALADVTKMSKSGVFAHFGSREELQIAVVREYHAKFEEEVFFTAIREPRGLPRLRALFERWVHRVSIEVDSGCIYISGAVEFDDRPGPVRDALVSMVKAWHDALRKAILLAQDAGHLVPDADADQILFEMHGLILSLHHDARFLRSPGALARASVGLARIVDSFATPAGRAADVQARQQLGDPAKPAQAAAAAKSAASNAPPATVDAPGARRRA; encoded by the coding sequence GTGTCCTCCACCTCACTCACCCGCCAGAAGCCAGCCGCCGGCAGCGTGCCGCCCCGCCGTGGGGCGCGCTCGTTGCAAAAGGGCCAGCAGACCCGTGCCACCATTCTGGACGCGGCGCTGGGCCTGGCGTCCCACATGGGGCTGGAGGGTTTGTCCATCGGCGCTCTTGCCGACGTGACCAAGATGAGCAAGTCCGGGGTGTTTGCCCACTTCGGCTCCCGGGAAGAACTGCAGATTGCGGTGGTGCGTGAATATCACGCCAAGTTCGAGGAAGAAGTCTTCTTCACCGCCATCCGTGAGCCCCGCGGCCTGCCGCGCCTGCGCGCCTTGTTTGAGCGCTGGGTCCACCGGGTGTCCATCGAAGTGGACTCCGGCTGTATCTATATCAGTGGCGCCGTTGAATTCGATGACCGGCCCGGCCCGGTGCGTGATGCGCTGGTCAGCATGGTCAAGGCCTGGCACGACGCGCTGCGCAAGGCCATTCTGCTGGCCCAGGACGCCGGCCACCTGGTGCCGGACGCCGATGCCGACCAGATCCTGTTTGAAATGCATGGCTTGATTCTGTCCCTGCACCACGATGCCCGCTTTCTGCGTAGCCCCGGTGCGCTGGCGCGTGCCAGCGTGGGCCTGGCGCGCATCGTGGACAGCTTTGCCACCCCCGCCGGCCGCGCAGCCGATGTGCAGGCGCGGCAGCAGCTTGGTGATCCCGCCAAGCCGGCCCAGGCAGCCGCTGCCGCCAAGAGTGCTGCCTCCAATGCCCCTCCCGCCACCGTCGATGCGCCTGGTGCGCGCCGACGGGCCTGA
- a CDS encoding chemotaxis protein CheW, producing MEARREDNEAVLVCWVGPRLCAWPLDGVHEILRPRPLRTLTAPVAHVPGLARIRGRWLPVVDVASALHMPPQAINRLVVVHHDGQTAALGVSRVAGIQRMPLAAIERLPLLLQDERHGGVEGVATLNALLVALLDPARLMPTDLADRTDLTGLVDTEDAEDAASAMAPTDGARPKAPVSPDSSQEASA from the coding sequence ATGGAGGCACGACGGGAGGACAACGAGGCGGTGCTGGTCTGCTGGGTCGGCCCGCGCCTGTGCGCGTGGCCACTGGACGGCGTGCATGAAATCCTGAGGCCCCGGCCGCTACGCACCCTCACAGCCCCGGTGGCGCATGTGCCCGGGCTGGCCCGCATTCGAGGCCGCTGGCTGCCGGTGGTGGACGTCGCAAGCGCCTTGCACATGCCGCCGCAAGCCATCAACCGGCTGGTGGTGGTCCACCACGACGGCCAGACGGCGGCGCTGGGGGTCTCCAGGGTCGCGGGCATCCAGCGGATGCCGCTTGCGGCGATCGAGCGGCTGCCGCTGCTGCTGCAGGATGAGCGGCACGGCGGCGTGGAGGGCGTGGCCACGCTGAATGCGTTGCTGGTGGCGCTGCTGGATCCGGCGCGGCTGATGCCGACCGACCTCGCAGATCGGACAGACCTGACAGGCTTGGTGGACACGGAGGACGCGGAGGACGCGGCCAGCGCAATGGCCCCGACGGATGGGGCGCGGCCGAAGGCCCCCGTCTCCCCTGACAGCTCGCAGGAGGCCTCTGCATGA
- a CDS encoding CheR family methyltransferase, with the protein MTEAAVPALLARLRGLVARHLGLLIDSSQNDRLQETLRRLPINETPAAWLARLEHDATPADVDALAAELTVGETYFFRHAEQFDALRTTVLPQWLRRHPSARRLRALCAGCASGEEAYTLAVTLMRSVLGHANVDWDITAFDLNACAIRRAITAHYNAWSLRATPAAWRELWFRQDEAGWTPLPPLRSRVHFQQRQIAAPDPTFWAPESFDVIFCRNMLMYLDPPSLRRAVQHLAMSLAPGGALFLGHAETLHSLTDHLVLQQGAGCFFYQRRADAAEAVPWPFPAADRRVRVPMATPLGAMVPPPPCVKTGSPPPSAFPEPAGSPCAPFEAPQEADTRPQSPLRSDQTALLEEALHLVEAGHLDEGLRACTRLMGRPHPPALQAEALFIQALALEERGELPAAEWHHQRAVAKDAGFAMPHLRLGLLARRRGEPVAARRELRRALELLDGESVDRMRRFGGGFERDALRHLCEADLGDHR; encoded by the coding sequence ATGACCGAAGCGGCGGTCCCGGCCCTGCTGGCACGCCTTCGCGGCCTGGTGGCCCGGCATCTCGGCCTGCTCATCGACTCCAGCCAGAACGACCGGCTGCAAGAGACCCTGCGACGCCTCCCCATCAACGAAACACCCGCCGCCTGGCTGGCCCGGCTGGAGCACGACGCCACCCCGGCCGATGTGGACGCGCTGGCGGCGGAACTCACCGTGGGGGAGACCTATTTCTTCCGCCACGCCGAGCAGTTCGACGCCTTGCGGACGACCGTGCTGCCGCAATGGCTGCGCCGCCACCCGTCCGCCCGACGGCTGCGAGCCCTGTGCGCCGGCTGCGCCAGTGGCGAAGAGGCCTACACGCTGGCGGTGACCTTGATGCGATCCGTGCTCGGGCATGCGAATGTGGACTGGGACATCACCGCCTTCGACCTGAATGCCTGCGCCATCCGCCGTGCCATCACCGCGCATTACAACGCATGGAGCCTGCGCGCAACGCCCGCCGCCTGGCGGGAGCTGTGGTTTCGACAGGACGAGGCGGGCTGGACACCCCTGCCGCCGCTGCGCAGCCGCGTGCATTTCCAGCAGCGCCAGATCGCGGCACCAGACCCGACCTTCTGGGCTCCGGAAAGCTTTGACGTCATCTTCTGCCGCAACATGCTGATGTATCTGGACCCGCCTTCGCTGCGACGGGCGGTTCAGCATCTGGCGATGTCGTTGGCGCCCGGCGGCGCACTGTTTCTGGGGCATGCGGAAACCCTGCACAGCCTGACCGACCACCTGGTGCTGCAACAGGGGGCGGGCTGCTTCTTCTATCAGCGCCGCGCGGATGCGGCGGAGGCCGTGCCGTGGCCCTTCCCTGCGGCGGACCGCCGGGTGAGGGTGCCCATGGCAACGCCGTTGGGCGCCATGGTGCCACCGCCGCCATGTGTCAAAACGGGATCGCCGCCCCCATCGGCGTTCCCAGAGCCCGCCGGCTCGCCATGCGCTCCGTTCGAGGCCCCCCAGGAGGCCGACACCCGACCGCAGTCGCCACTCCGCTCCGATCAAACCGCGTTGCTGGAGGAAGCCCTTCATTTGGTCGAAGCCGGCCATCTGGACGAAGGCCTGCGCGCCTGCACCCGCCTGATGGGCCGCCCGCATCCGCCCGCGCTGCAGGCCGAAGCCTTGTTCATCCAGGCCCTGGCCCTGGAAGAACGCGGGGAGCTGCCGGCCGCCGAATGGCACCACCAGCGCGCGGTCGCCAAGGATGCGGGCTTTGCGATGCCCCATCTGCGCCTGGGCCTGCTGGCGCGTCGTCGCGGGGAGCCGGTGGCGGCGCGTCGGGAACTCCGGCGCGCGCTGGAGTTGCTGGATGGAGAGTCCGTCGACCGCATGCGCCGATTCGGCGGCGGTTTTGAACGCGACGCCTTGCGCCATCTCTGCGAAGCTGATCTGGGAGACCACCGATGA